DNA sequence from the Acidobacteriota bacterium genome:
TGTCATCTCGATCGGGCCGGGGTCACTTTACACGAGCCTGCTGCCGCCGATCTTGGTCGACGGCGTCGCAGATGCCATAGCAGAATCGGAGGCCGTTAAGGTATTTGTCTGTAATCTGATGACGCAGCCGGGTGAGACAGATGGCTTGTCAGCGAGAGCCCATCTTGAGACCGTTCGGCAGTACGCCCCGCAGATCGATTTTGATTACGTGATCGTCAATAACCGCCCGATCAGCGAATATCAAATGCAGCTCTATACTGAAGAAGGAGCTGAACAGATCGGTGTGCACGGCTCGATCTCGCCTGAAACTATCGAAGGGGCCGAGATCGTCTATGGTAATCTATTGGACGACGGGGAAAAGGTCCGTCATCATCCCGGAAAACTCGCGCAGGTCCTGCTATTGTGTGCATTACAGCCCAGAAAAAGTCTAGTAAGTTCGCAGAGTTTTCAGAGTTTAGAAAGGATGGCAGGGCTGCCAAACTAATAATTTTCTAACTTCGAGCGTCTCCTCAACACTGTAACTCTGTCAACTCATTCATGAATACTGACCTAAACATCCTAATTCTCGCCGCAGGCCTCGGTACGCGAATGAAGTCAAACCTCGCCAAGGTCCTTCACAAACTTGACGGCCGTCCGCTCATCAATCACGTCTGCGAAACCGCTTCGGAACTTTCGCCGCGTTCCATCTACACGATAGTTGGACATCAGGCCGAGGACGTAAAGGAGGCGGTTCTGAAAGAACTCGCTGAGGATAAAGCCGGATTTGCTTTACAAGAACAGCAGCTCGGCACCGGTGACGCGGTCAACGCGGCCCGTGAATTGTTGGAAAATGACGATTCGACCCTGCTGGTTCTTTCGGGCGACGTTCCGATGATAAGGGCTGAGACGCTTACTTCGTTGGTGAAAGTTCATTCCGATAGCGGAGCGGCGTGTACGGTACTTTCCGTACACCTGAAAGATCCGTCGGGCTACGGACGCGTTATCAGAAATTTTGAGGGCAAATTCCAACAGATCGTCGAGCAAAAAGACGCGACCGACGAACAGAGAAGCGTGACCGAGATCAACTCCGGCATTTACTGTTTCGATACGAAGAAGCTCTTCGCAGCACTTTCACGCGTCGGGAATAGCAACGCCCAAGGCGAATATTATCTGACCGACGTGCCGCAAATTCTCAGTAATGACGGCGAGATCATCGCCATCCACGTCTGCGATGACCCACGCGAGGTCGAAGGCGTTAACGACCGCGGTCAACTCGCCGCGATGGAAAAGGTCATTCGTCGCCGAACTGTCGAGAAACTTATGCTCGAAAGCGGCGTTTCCTTCATCGATCCAAGATCCGCCTATGTCAGTGCCAAAGCGACGATAGGCCGCGACACGGTAATCAGCCAAAACGTCACTATCGAAGGCAAAACCGTCATCGGCGGAAACTGCACGATCCGCCCGGGCGTTCGCATCGTTAATTCGACGATCGGAAACAACGTAGAGATCAAGGATAATTCCTTCATCACCGACTCCACCGTCGGCGACACCTGCGCCGTCGGCCCGATGGCACATCTACGTGGCCACGCCGTCATGGTCGAAGGCTCAAAGGTCGGTAATTTCGTCGAGCTTAAGAAAACAGTTCTTGGAAAGGGCTCGAAAGCTAGCCACCTCACCTACCTCGGCGACGCCACCATCGGTGAAAAGACCAACATCGGAGCCGGGACCATCACCTGCAATTACGACGGCAAAAACAAACACGCGACAGTGATCGGCAGCGGTGTGAAGATCGGTTCGGATACGATGCTAGTTGCCCCTATCACCGTCGGCGATGGAGCGAGTACGGGAGCGGGAAGTGTTGTGACGAAGGACGTTGCAGAAAACGAATTGGTCGTCGGCGTTCCCGCCCGGCCGAAGCGTTAAAATTGGATTTATCGAAAGATTCGGACTTTGTTTCACAGTCCTAGGCGTTTAACATTGTTACGCTAACAGAGTGTCGCTGCAGTCGAGTAAATAATTTATGTGCGGAATAGTCGGATACGTTGGAAATAAACAAGTTGTGCCGTTGATCATTGACGGTTTGCGTAAGCTGGAGTATCGCGGTTATGACTCGGCGGGGATCGCGGTGATCGATGATGAGAATCATCTCAGTTTGCGCCGTGCCGAGGGGAAACTGCGAAATCTTGAGGAAGTGATCCGCCTGAATCCGCTTGACGGCAATTACGGAATCGGCCATACGCGCTGGGCGACGCACGGGCGTCCGACCGAGGAAAATGCCCACCCGCACCGCGATCAGTCCGGTAAGGTTGTCGTTGTTCACAACGGCATTATTGAGAATTACCTCACGCTCAAAGAGCGGCTGCAGGAACTCGGCCACGAGTTTCACACCGAGACCGACACCGAGGTCGTCGCACATTTGATCGGCCACTACAAAGACACGGAAAACCTGTCGCTTGAAATGGCGGTCCGCAAAACCGTAAAGGAACTGCGCGGTATTTTCGCCCTCTCGATCATCTCGGTCGATGAGCCGGACATGATCATCTCCGTTCGCGAGGGGCCGCCGGTCGTGATCGGGATGGGCGATGGCGAATTTTTTGTCGCGTCCGACATCCCGCCAATTTTGCAGCATACGCGGGACGTGTTTTTCCTCGGCGACCGCGAGATCGCGATTCTTACCAAAGAATCGGTTCGCGTCACAGATTTTGACGGCAACATCGTCGAGCCTACCCAGCAGCGGATCACCTGGGATCCGATCATGGCGGAGAAAGGCGGGTTTAAACACTTCATGCTGAAGGAGATATACGAACAGCCGCGTGCCGTTCGCGATACCGTTCAGGGCCGTGTTTCGCTCGATACGGGCCGTGTGTATCTCGACCCGATGGATATTTCGGCAGACGATCTGAAGGCAATTACGTCGGTCAAGATCGCAGCTTGCGGTACGTCCTGGCATGCCGGGCTTGCCGGTAAATACATGATCGAGTCCTTGGCTCGTGTGCCGGTCGAGGTCGATTATGCTTCGGAGTTTAGATATCGCGAACCGGTCTTGAGCGAGACAGACTTAATAATTGTGATCTCACAATCCGGCGAAACTGCCGATACGATCGCAGCCATGCGTGAGGCTAAACAGGCTGGCTGCAAGATCCTTGCGATCTGTAACGTTCAGGGGTCGATGATCACGCGTGAAGCCGACGGCACTATTTTGACGCACGCGGGACCCGAGATCGGTGTGGCGTCGACGAAGGCGTTCACGGCGCAAATGGTGGCGTTATACCTGTTTGCGATGTATCTGGGCGAGGTTCGCGGTACGATCGACGAAGAACGAGCCAAGAAGCTAGCTCAGGATCTCGCTGAATTGCCGCTAAAGATCGAGCAGTTGCTCAATGACGCAGATTCAATTGAGGAGCTGTCGAAGGAATTCTTCCGGGTACAGGATTTCCTATATCTCGGACGCGGCATCAATTTTCCGGTCGCTCTTGAAGGGGCACTCAAGCTCAAAGAGATCAGCTACATCCACGCCGAAGGCTATCCTGCCGGCGAGATGAAGCATGGCCCGAATGCTCTGATCGATGAGAAATTGCCGGTTGTTGTGATCAACACCCGCGAAAAAGGCAACGCGGCCAGCGAACTTCGGTATGAAAAAACTCACTCGAACATCGTCGAGGTAAAATCCCGCGACGGCATTATCGTCTCGGTCCTGACCGAGGGCGACACAATGAGCAGCAAGGTCTCAAACCACGTCATCGAGATCCCGGAAACGTCGGATCTCCTCGGCCCGATCCTTTCGATCGTACCGCTGCAATTGCTCTCGTACCACATAGCCGTCCGCCGCGGCTGCGATGTCGACCAGCCGAGAAATCTTGCGAAGTCAGTAACTGTGGAATAGAAGCTTTCTAACAATACAAAACAAAGGCACGAAACAGAGATCACGTTTCGTGCCTTTTGTTTTTCTTGTTGGGCGTTGTTTTAGAACGAGTCGTTGATCATTCAGAAAATACCTTGCTTTTTGTGATCGTCCAAATATCAGGGATCGGTTGATCGTACGAGGTGCTCTTGGTGAATACCAATTTTGAACCCTTGTAGTCGCTGAATGCCGGGATGTCGGTGACCTTTCCGGCGACATTTAGGAAACCGGAAACGCGATTACTACCCGCGTCATTGATGAAATAGCTGCTTTCGATAGCGATGTTGTCGCCTTCGAATATTGGGCTGTCACCCTTTGCAGTTGAGCTTCTTACGATCCAAACTCCGGTTCCGTTGTCACGGTTAGGCGATCGCGTGGTAAAGACCGCGCCCGTTTGATCCACAAACTTTTCAAAAACGCGTAAATGCTCGGTCCAGCCGCAGGCGTCGAGGTAACCGGCATTCGGGTGCATATTTTTAATGTGAATTCTATCGCCGACAACCAGGGGCTCACCGTTTGGTTTCCCGCTTGCGGACACAATTTCCCAACTGCCGGAACCGTTTTCTCGGTTTGGTTCAATATGCGTGGAAACGAACATCATTTGCGTCGGAACTTGTCTGAATTCCGGTTTGCTCCAAACCGCTCCCCACGCGTCCAGGTACGAGCCATCGTTAGGGTAACGATTTTGAAGATTAACGACCGAGCCGATCTTTATGATGTTTCGATCAGATGTCGTGGCGAGTAACGAGCGTTGCTTTGCGGTACGAGCATCGGGACCTTGCCCATTTTCCGCAGACACCTTTCGGTAAACGCTATAGCCGCTGACGGCAATCACAGTGAAGAGTACAGCGGTCACGGCCAAAACAAAAGCCGGCGAGAAGCGACGAGTTGGCGATGATGTCTGGGAAATGGTCTCTTCGCCCCGGAAATAGTGGACCGTTTGCTCTTCGACGATCAGTAAATTGTTCTCGTCGGCTTCCGTGACCTCAGGCGTGAAGCGATAGCCAACCTTCGGTACGGTTTCGATGAGTTGCTTGCGGCTGCCGTCTGGCTCGAGCAGTTTTCTGAGCAAGGAAACATTTCGTGCGAGCGTCGTTTCTTCGACAAATGTATTTGCCCAGACGGCGTCGAGGATCTCATTTTTTTTCGTTACTCGACCAGCGTTCGCGACAAAAAAAAGCAAGAGATCAAACTGCTTTGGAACAAGTTGTATAGCCTCGTCCTCACGCCACAAACGGCGTTCCGGCACATCTAATACAAATGTACCGAAACGATATGATGCAGGTATTTCGACGTGTTTGGCGTCATCCATAATAAATCCAGAATAAATCCCGAATAAATCCAGACATTCTCAACTGTTCGGGCTAGATTGACACGTCAACGATAACTTAAGACGAAATTAAATGGAAATCAAACGAAATTTTGAAGGATTAGTTGTCACCAAACGGCGATTCGTCATTCGCCAAACGCCCTCGGTCAAGCAAATGACTTGTGCGGAATGCGGAGAACAGATGTTGGAGATCGCCCAGGCCGCCGTTTTGTTGGGCATCAAATAAAGTCAAATTTTCCAGATCGTCGAAACGGGAGCGGCACATTCTACCGAGGCGGAAGCGGGAGCATTGATGGTCTGTTTGCCTTCGTTGGCAAAAGCCTTAGAGCCCGCAGAATAAATTGAAGAGAGAAAAAAGGAGAAAAATAAAATGAAAAAATTAATGTTTTTGACGATGGTGTTTGGTTTGATGATGGTCTTCACGGGCAGTATTTCAGCTCAAGATTGTGTAGGTAAGCGTCCTAAAGTGGGGGATAGGATTGCGGTAACGGAAAGAACCACGGAAGTTTTCCGTCGGGATAAACCCGACGGAGTAAACTTTGGTCCTTGGTATAGAGTATGCAATCTAGTTATTGATCTTTCGGAGTATAAAAAACAACGTGCCTCGAAAGTAACCTATTGGGCTACGGTTAATAGTGTCGGTAATAAATTCCAATCCCAAGTTCTCCCCAAGGGTTATATTGTGATGCGGTTATGGGGAAGGGATAATGATATGTATAGATTTTATTCAGCGGACAAGAAGGAAATTGGCCACGCAATAGCAATGCTTGCAATACCGGATCCAAAATGATGATCCAACAAATGATTCAGATTTTTATATATTTACGACAACGGACAGGACGCGGGGGGGGGCGGCAGCGTAATAGCAACGCTTCTTAAACCGAAAAGCACACCACGATAGGGTCACACTCGCGTTGTAAATTAAGTCTTACCACCAAGAAGACTTTGGCTCGATCTAAATGCCTCTTTCATGAGGACGCGATCGGGGTGTCGGCGGACCTGACGGAGGTCCACGGCCCCCCCCCCCGGATCAGATGCGTGTCGGACATCGGTCTGAAGATGAAAAATACCAGGAAATTAAGGAAACCAAATGAGACAGAAACTGGCCATATTGATACTCCTATCTTCACTTGCTTTGGCAGGTTGCGGCGGTTCGGGAGCTGACAAGGCAAAGGAACTGGAGCTGAAGAAAAAGGAGTTGGCTCTTAAAGAAAAAGAGCTGGAATTGACCAAAAAAAATCCGAAAGCAGATGATTCTGATAAAACCGAAAAACCAGAAAAAACTGAAACGACGAAACCTCTGAAAAAGGTCGAACCACCGGCCGGTGCGACCGTCGCCATTGTCAATGCGAGTGATGTCGTCGTGCGTGCTCAACCGAGTCTTACCGCCAAAAAAGTCGCCTCACTCGGAAAAGGACAAAGAGTTTATGTCATCGGAGTATCCGACAACCTCGTAGTTTGGGAAGGGGAGTCTTACACCATGAAAAACATCCAGTTGGAAAATGGTCAGAAGGGGTGGGTCTTAAATAAATTTATTGATGAGCCTTAAAAGGTAAGGACTACACTCTGCTGCAAATTCAATACGCGCTCTCAGGCAATCGAGGAGATAATTATGTTTGATTCAAAGGAATTAGAGTTAAAGGAAAGGGAGTTGGCTCTGAAAGAAAAAGAGCTGGGATTAAAGGAAAACGGATCGAAGGGGACTTCGAAATTGAAACTGGCATTAACCGTTCTGATAATCCTGTTGTTGCTTTCTGCAGTAGGATTTTTGGGAGCTGATAAATTAAAACAATTAGGTTATTTGGGAACTGGCAATTCGAAGGAATTAGAGTTGAAGGAAAAGGAGTTGGCTCTCAAAGAAAAAGAGTTGGAATTAAAACAAAGATCATCAAAGGAAACAGAGCCTGTTAAAGCAGAAAATACGAATAAGGCGGAAACTGTTAAAGCAAATGACGCCGCGATCACAAAGGGCTGTCAACCTACAAATGGGGTGAATTTCAAGAAAGGTACGTCTGGTCAAACTTTCAAATGCCAAATGAGTGTTAAAAATGGGCAGCATAAATATACGCTTGATGCAAAAGCCGGGCAAATCTTCAACATTCAATTCGAAACGACTGAGACGGGATCCGATCCCGATGCGGTTTATAAGATCGTGAAACCGGATGGAGTGTTAGAAAGGGGAAATGAAAAAGGAAACTCAGAAGTTCAATTAGATAAAACCGGAAAATGGACAGTTACCGTAGATCTAAATCTCAGCTCAACTGCAACCAATCCTGGCGCTGAATACACGATAACCTTCACGATCGGAGGACGAGACGGAAGCTAAGCTTGCCTTAAAAGTGCACAGTGGAGATCCACCGCCCCCGGACAATATGTGTGTCGGATAACGGCCCGGAGATGAAAGATAACAGGAAATTAAGGAAACAAAATGAGACAAGCACGAAAGACACGAAATCATGGTCGGTATCGTGTCTTTTGTGTGTTTCGTGGGTAAACTATTCATATGAAAGCGATCGTTGTCCGTCAATTTGGTGAGCCTGAAGTGATGAAGGTCGAGGAAGTTGATCTTCCGCAGCTGACCGACAGCCAAGTGTTGGTCAAGATCGAGGCCGCAGGCGTTAATCCTGTCGACACTTATCTTCGCACCGGCATTCATGCACATGCTCCGAAGTTGCCATATACGCCGGGCAAGGACGGAGCGGGCGTGGTCGAGGCGGTTGGTGAGGGCGTAACGCAGTTTAAGCCGGGTGATCGTGTGTACACGGCGAATACGGTGACGGGAACATATGCGGAATATGCGATCTGTAATAAGGTCGATCTCGGACGGCTGCCGGATAACGTGTCGTGTGAAAAGGGTGCGTGCATTTGGACGCCGTATGCGACTGCCTATCGTGCCTTGTTTCAAAAAGCCGAGGCAGTTTTCGGAGAGACCGTTCTGGTCCACGGAGCATCGGGTGGCGTTGGACTGGCGGCGGTGCAATGGGCGAAAGGCTCCGGTTTGAATGTGATCGGTACGGCGAGTTCGCCAGAGGGAAAGAAACTAGTCGCCGATAACGGCGCAGATGCCGTCTTTGACCACACTGACGAAGACCATTTCGAACAGATCCGCGAATTCAGCGGCGGAAAAGGCGTTGACATCATTATCGAGATGCTCGCAAACGTTAATCTCGAACGCGATTTTGAATGCCTAGCGATGTTCGGCCGCATCACCATTGTTGGCAATCGAGGCTCGCTGCAATTTACGCCGCGTCTCGCAATGACCAAAGACGCAACGATCTATGGCATGTCGCTGTTCAATTCGCCGCAATCGCAACGCGACGAGATCCACACCGCCATATTCGAAGGCCTCAGCAACGGCTCACTCGACCCCGTCGTCAGCCGCACATTCCCACTCGCGGATGCAGCACAGTCTCATCATGACGTGATCGAAAATAAGGCGGTGGGTAAGATCGTCTTAATTCCCTAACTTTAAACAATTGCGTCGTTTTTGAACTCGTCGAGAGCATCGAAAACCTGCAGAGCATACTTAACATTCCCGAACGGGGCGGACACCTGGACGCCCTGAATTAAATCTCTTGCTTCGAGCAAAGATTCCCGGGCAATGGCGATGCCTTCGTCGTGGGCGTGTTCCTTGCTTTTTTCCGACGCTATTCGCATCCGTTCGAGAATGTCGGCCGGGACGTTTACCCCAGGCACTTCATTGTGCATGAACTCCGCATTTCGGTAGCTGATCAGCGGCCAGATCCCGGCGACGATGGGAATTCGTACGTGTGAGATCATATCGAGAAAACGACGGAGCTGCTCGGTGTCAAAAACCGGCTGCGTGATGGCATATTCGGCTCCGGCCTCGACCTTCCATTCGAACCGGCGAATTTCTTCTTCCATATTCACCGCACCGGGATTTACGCCGACGCCAATCGAGAATGCGGTCGGTTTGCCGATGGGGTTGTTGCCGAGATCGAGGCCGTGATTGAGTTTGTTGACCATGTTGGTCAGGCCGATGGCGTCGATGTCGAAAACAGCGGTCGCGTCAGGATACGGACCCATTTTGGGCGGATCGCCGGTGATCAGCAGCAAATTATGGAGCCCCAATGCGGCAGCTCCCAGCAGATCGCTCATCATCCCGAGTAAGTTCCGGTCGCGGCAGCAGTAATGCAGAACCGCTTCGATGCCGATCTCGCGTTCGACAAGAACGGCGGTCGCCTGAGCCGACATTCGCGTTTGAGCACGCGGGCCGTCAGGGATATTCACGCCGTCGACGCCTGCATCTTTTAGTAATCTGATCGACTCAAGCGTTCTTACCGCATCGCAGCCCTTCGGCGGCAGAACCTCGACGGAGGTGACGAATTCGCCGCGTGCAATCTTAGCCGACCAACGCGAACGCTCCTCAGGCGGCACGACCTGAACGTCTTCCGGTTTTAATTCCGTGATGTGGATCGTGCTTTCCTTGCGGGCTTCGGCAATGGATTGACGTGGGCTGATCGAGCGGATAGCGTCGGCGATGAGCTTGATGTGCGTCGGCGTCGTACCGCAGCAGCCACCGACGAATTTTGCTCCCGCCTGGACGAACCGCTTGGCAAACGTCGCCATATATTCCGGCGAACCCATGTAGAATTGGCGTCCCTGGACGTCACGCGGCAATCCGGCATTGGGCTGGGCGGACAGCGGTTTGTCCGTCGTCTCCCGCATTTTTTCCAGTGCATTGAGAATGTGGTTCGGACCCATGCCGCAATTGAGTCCGATGACGTCGGCACCGAGCTCGTCGAGCCGGGCGGTGAATGCCTCGGGTGTGTTGCCAAAGATGGTTTTGCCGTCCATCTGGATCGTCATCTGAGCAACGATCGGCAGGTCGGACAGTTCGCGAACCGCTCTAATTGCTTGTTCTATTAGAGTTACGACTGAAAAAGTCTCGAGGATGAACAGATCCACGCCGCCCTCGAGAAGGCCTTCGATCTGAGCCTTGTACATGTCCTTTGCCTCATCAAACGAGGTCGGCCCATAGGGCTCGATCCGCAAGCCTAGCGGCCCGATCGCTCCGGCAACGAACACCTTGTCACCTGCGGCCTCCCGGGCAAT
Encoded proteins:
- the glmU gene encoding bifunctional UDP-N-acetylglucosamine diphosphorylase/glucosamine-1-phosphate N-acetyltransferase GlmU; its protein translation is MNTDLNILILAAGLGTRMKSNLAKVLHKLDGRPLINHVCETASELSPRSIYTIVGHQAEDVKEAVLKELAEDKAGFALQEQQLGTGDAVNAARELLENDDSTLLVLSGDVPMIRAETLTSLVKVHSDSGAACTVLSVHLKDPSGYGRVIRNFEGKFQQIVEQKDATDEQRSVTEINSGIYCFDTKKLFAALSRVGNSNAQGEYYLTDVPQILSNDGEIIAIHVCDDPREVEGVNDRGQLAAMEKVIRRRTVEKLMLESGVSFIDPRSAYVSAKATIGRDTVISQNVTIEGKTVIGGNCTIRPGVRIVNSTIGNNVEIKDNSFITDSTVGDTCAVGPMAHLRGHAVMVEGSKVGNFVELKKTVLGKGSKASHLTYLGDATIGEKTNIGAGTITCNYDGKNKHATVIGSGVKIGSDTMLVAPITVGDGASTGAGSVVTKDVAENELVVGVPARPKR
- the glmS gene encoding glutamine--fructose-6-phosphate transaminase (isomerizing), yielding MCGIVGYVGNKQVVPLIIDGLRKLEYRGYDSAGIAVIDDENHLSLRRAEGKLRNLEEVIRLNPLDGNYGIGHTRWATHGRPTEENAHPHRDQSGKVVVVHNGIIENYLTLKERLQELGHEFHTETDTEVVAHLIGHYKDTENLSLEMAVRKTVKELRGIFALSIISVDEPDMIISVREGPPVVIGMGDGEFFVASDIPPILQHTRDVFFLGDREIAILTKESVRVTDFDGNIVEPTQQRITWDPIMAEKGGFKHFMLKEIYEQPRAVRDTVQGRVSLDTGRVYLDPMDISADDLKAITSVKIAACGTSWHAGLAGKYMIESLARVPVEVDYASEFRYREPVLSETDLIIVISQSGETADTIAAMREAKQAGCKILAICNVQGSMITREADGTILTHAGPEIGVASTKAFTAQMVALYLFAMYLGEVRGTIDEERAKKLAQDLAELPLKIEQLLNDADSIEELSKEFFRVQDFLYLGRGINFPVALEGALKLKEISYIHAEGYPAGEMKHGPNALIDEKLPVVVINTREKGNAASELRYEKTHSNIVEVKSRDGIIVSVLTEGDTMSSKVSNHVIEIPETSDLLGPILSIVPLQLLSYHIAVRRGCDVDQPRNLAKSVTVE
- a CDS encoding transcriptional regulator; the encoded protein is MDDAKHVEIPASYRFGTFVLDVPERRLWREDEAIQLVPKQFDLLLFFVANAGRVTKKNEILDAVWANTFVEETTLARNVSLLRKLLEPDGSRKQLIETVPKVGYRFTPEVTEADENNLLIVEEQTVHYFRGEETISQTSSPTRRFSPAFVLAVTAVLFTVIAVSGYSVYRKVSAENGQGPDARTAKQRSLLATTSDRNIIKIGSVVNLQNRYPNDGSYLDAWGAVWSKPEFRQVPTQMMFVSTHIEPNRENGSGSWEIVSASGKPNGEPLVVGDRIHIKNMHPNAGYLDACGWTEHLRVFEKFVDQTGAVFTTRSPNRDNGTGVWIVRSSTAKGDSPIFEGDNIAIESSYFINDAGSNRVSGFLNVAGKVTDIPAFSDYKGSKLVFTKSTSYDQPIPDIWTITKSKVFSE
- a CDS encoding SH3 domain-containing protein, coding for MRQKLAILILLSSLALAGCGGSGADKAKELELKKKELALKEKELELTKKNPKADDSDKTEKPEKTETTKPLKKVEPPAGATVAIVNASDVVVRAQPSLTAKKVASLGKGQRVYVIGVSDNLVVWEGESYTMKNIQLENGQKGWVLNKFIDEP
- a CDS encoding NADPH:quinone reductase, translated to MKAIVVRQFGEPEVMKVEEVDLPQLTDSQVLVKIEAAGVNPVDTYLRTGIHAHAPKLPYTPGKDGAGVVEAVGEGVTQFKPGDRVYTANTVTGTYAEYAICNKVDLGRLPDNVSCEKGACIWTPYATAYRALFQKAEAVFGETVLVHGASGGVGLAAVQWAKGSGLNVIGTASSPEGKKLVADNGADAVFDHTDEDHFEQIREFSGGKGVDIIIEMLANVNLERDFECLAMFGRITIVGNRGSLQFTPRLAMTKDATIYGMSLFNSPQSQRDEIHTAIFEGLSNGSLDPVVSRTFPLADAAQSHHDVIENKAVGKIVLIP
- a CDS encoding bifunctional homocysteine S-methyltransferase/methylenetetrahydrofolate reductase, which encodes MKNFRDLLKTDSVYVFDGAMGTRLYDKGIYINRSYDELNIAAPDLVREVHQEYIDAGADIIETNSFGATRNLLQAYGLESKLHEINAAAARIAREAAGDKVFVAGAIGPLGLRIEPYGPTSFDEAKDMYKAQIEGLLEGGVDLFILETFSVVTLIEQAIRAVRELSDLPIVAQMTIQMDGKTIFGNTPEAFTARLDELGADVIGLNCGMGPNHILNALEKMRETTDKPLSAQPNAGLPRDVQGRQFYMGSPEYMATFAKRFVQAGAKFVGGCCGTTPTHIKLIADAIRSISPRQSIAEARKESTIHITELKPEDVQVVPPEERSRWSAKIARGEFVTSVEVLPPKGCDAVRTLESIRLLKDAGVDGVNIPDGPRAQTRMSAQATAVLVEREIGIEAVLHYCCRDRNLLGMMSDLLGAAALGLHNLLLITGDPPKMGPYPDATAVFDIDAIGLTNMVNKLNHGLDLGNNPIGKPTAFSIGVGVNPGAVNMEEEIRRFEWKVEAGAEYAITQPVFDTEQLRRFLDMISHVRIPIVAGIWPLISYRNAEFMHNEVPGVNVPADILERMRIASEKSKEHAHDEGIAIARESLLEARDLIQGVQVSAPFGNVKYALQVFDALDEFKNDAIV